Genomic DNA from Thermosipho ferrireducens:
AATGTGGCGATGCTCCTGTAACCAGCTTCATTTTTTCCTACCCCCTCTCAGGGCTCTGTATACTTTCTTGGCAAGTTTAATAGATTTTACATGTTCTATCTTAGCAGGACAGATATAAGAGCAGGATCCACATTCAATACAATCAAGAAGACCTATCTCCACAGCATCGTCAAATTTTCTTTTCTTTGACAGAAGGTCCAGAAGGTAGGGTTGTAATCCCATTGGACATACTGTTACACAATAAGAACACCTGATACAAAAAGTACTCTTCTCTTTTTTTGGAATGAGTGTAGTAATTCCGTTGTTGCCTTTTACTATTGGAGTATCTAAGTTATTGATAGGTATTCCCATCATTGGCCCACCCATCAACACTTTTACATTTTCAATATTTTCTTTAAAACCTCCGGCAAGATTATCAATTAACCACGAAATAGGAGTCCCAATGCGAACCCACCAATTTCCTGGAGTGTTGATAGCTTCACCTGTCAACGTCAAACCTCTTTCAATTAATGGTTTACCATCCACTACTGCTTCTTTAATAGCAATCATTGTGCTGACATTTTGCACAACAACTCCAACGTCCATTGGTAATCCACCACGTGGAACTTTTCTATTTGTTATGGCATAAATTAACTGCTTTTCAGCCCCCTGTGGATACTTTGTTTTAAGAGGCACAACTTCCACTTTTCCACTCCAGATCTTTTTAAGGTGTTCTATAGCATCAAGCTTGTTATCCTCTATTCCTATATAAACCTTTTCCACTTCAAGGATTTTCTTAACAATTTCTATACCTGCAAAAATATCTTCTGCTTTTTCCAACATCACTCTGTGATCAATGGTAAGATAAGGTTCACACTCAGCGCCGTTGATTATTAATGTGTCAATTTTCTTGTCTTTAGGAGGGTTAAGTTTTACATGCGTGGGAAACATAGCGCCACCAAGTCCAACTATACCAGCCTGTTTTATGATATCAAGCAGTTCCTCTTTAGAAAATTTCTCTGGATCTCCGTGTGGCAAGAGTTCCCACTCATCTTCACCTGTTCTTTCTATTGTTACAGCCTCTACAGCAACTCCATATATTACATTTGATACCTTTTTAACATCTGTTACTGTACCCGTTACAGGTGAATGAACATATCCGGATATAAATCCATTTGGTTCTCCAATAACCTGACCAGTTTTTACTTTCTGACCAACTTCTACTACCACTTTTGCCGGTGCCCCCGCGTGTTGTTGCATAAAAATCACTACTTTTTCAGGCAACGGTGCAACTTTTATAGCAGAAGTTTTAGACAACTCCTTTCTATACGGTGGATGCACTCCACCCTTGAAAGTAGCAAGTTTCAAGAATACCACACCTCCTTTCAATATCACATAAACTGCTAAAATTATAGCATATACTCCAAAAATGCAATAAACGTGGTATACTTCTTTTAGACACTGTAACATTAATAGACAGCCTTTAAATTAACAATATCTTTGCCATTTTTATGTATCTATATGTATGTTATAATTTAAAAAAATCGGTCTGGAGGAGATTTTATGGAATATTTACTTAAATTATTAAACGGAAGCTGGATAGATGACGTTACAAGGTTACCAAACGGGGAATTTGCAAAAGAAATTCTGAATGTAATCAAAGATTCCAGGGAAGAATTTTTCATTATAAAAATAGTGCTTAATTTTCCGGCGGAAAAGGTAAACGAAAGCAATTTTGTTATAGCAAGAGCAGCTTCTGTTATAAAACACAGTGTAAGGCTTCCCAAAGATTTTGTTTGCAGGGTTAGCGAAAACGAGTTCTGGATATTATTACATGGGGTAAATAAAAATGTGGCAGAGCAAATTGCCACAAGAATAAAAGAATCTTTAGATTATTTATTGGTATCATTTGGCAACAAACAGATAAAAATAAATACTGACATAAAAATAGAAAAGTTAGGAGGTGCACCAGATGAGTCTCAATGAAATAGGAATAAGATATGACCCGAAAAACATAGAAACGAAATGGTACAGTTTCTGGCTTGAAAAAGGTTACTTTTCTCCAAAAGAAGGTGAAGACACTTATACCATAGTCATTCCGCCTCCAAACATAACCAGCAAGCTACACCTTGGACATGCCTTAAACATCACTCTGCAGGACATCCTCATAAGATTTAAAAGAATGCAGGGATACTCTGTTTTGTGGATTCCTGGAGAAGATCATGCGGGAATAGCCACACAGACAGCAGTGGAAAAATTCCTTGCAGCCAAAGGGCAACACAGAGAAGATCTTGGCAGAGAAAAGTTTGTTGAGATCGTCTGGGATTGGGCTAACACCTACAGAAAAACAATAAAAGATCAGATAATGTTAATAGGAGCTTCCGTTGACTGGAGTAGAGAAAGATTTACTCTGGACGAGGGACTTTCAAAAGCTGTGAGAAAAGTATTTGTATCACTTTACAAAAAAGGACTGATTTATAAAGGAAAATATATAGTCAATTGGTGTCCGCGGTGTAAAACAGTACTTTCCGATGAAGAAGTGGAGTATTCAGAACATGACGGAAAACTTTATTACATAAAATACCCATTTGAAGGAGAAAATGGAGAAATAATAATTGCAACGACACGCCCCGAAACAATGCTCGGTGATACTGCTGTAGCGGTTCATCCATCAGATGAACGATACAGAGCGTATATTGGTAAAACAGTAATACTACCGTTAATAGGAAGAAAATTAAAAATAATAGGCGATGTTCACGTAGATCCAAAATTTGGTACAGGTGCCCTTAAAGTGACTCCGGCACATGATCCCAATGATTATTTGATAGGCCAGAGACATAATCTGGAATATGTAAACATATTTAACGAAGACATGACAATCAACGAAAATGGTGGGAAATACATAGGACTTGATAGATATAAAGCTCGAGAAATGATAGTGGAAGACCTTGAAAAAGAAGGTTATCTGGTAAAGATAGAAAACATAAAACACTCAGTAGGCCATTGTTATAGATGCAACACAGTAATTGAACCAATGTTAATGGATCAATGGTTCGTTAGTATGAAACCCCTTGCAGAAAAAGCAATAAAAGCAGTTGAAAATGATGAAATAAAGTTTTATCCAGAACGCTGGAAAAAAGTATATCTAAACTGGATGTACGAAATAAGAGATTGGTGTATAAGCAGACAATTATGGTGGGGACATAGAATTCCTGTGTGGTACTGTCAGGATTGTGGACACATAAATGTGGAAGAAAATGTGGAAAAATGTGAAAAGTGCGGAAGTACAAATATAAAGCAAGATGAAGATGTCCTTGATACATGGTTCTCTTCGGCATTATGGCCAATAAGTACTCTTGGATGGCCTGAAATAACTGAAGATTTGAAAAGATTTTATCCCACAAATGTGCTGGTTACAGGTTTTGATATTATATTCTTCTGGGTCGCAAGAATGATAATGATGGGCTATGAATTCATGGATGAAAAGCCATTTAGTGATGTCTATATTCATCAGCTGGTTCGGGATAAATATGGACGAAAAATGAGTAAGTCCCTTGGAAATGGAATAGACCCTGTAGAAGTTATAGAAAAATACGGTGCTGATCCAATGAGATTTACACTTGCCATACTTGCAGCTCAGGGAAGAGACATCAATCTTGATGTAAAATACTTTGAAGTTTACAAAAAATTTGCCAACAAGATCTGGAATGCTACAAGATTTGTACTTATGAACCTTGAAGATTACGAAGAAGTACCTTTAGAAAACTTAAAACTATCCGATAAGTGGATACTTTCAAGAACCCAAAAAGCGATTAAAAGAGTAACAGAAGCACTTGAATCTTATGAATTTAACATAGCTTCTCGTGAAATATATAATTTCTTCTGGGATGAATTGTGTGACTGGTATATAGAATCTGTGAAGAAGAGACTTAGAAGTGAAGAAAAAAATCTTGTGCAAACAGTGCTGGTAAAAGTACTCGATACAAGTTTAAGATTATTGCACCCATTCATGCCATTTATAACCGAAGAATTATGGCAGAAATTACCTGTTAAGGGTGAATCGGTAATGACAGTCAGCTGGCCTGAATACAATGAAAATTTCATAGATGAAGTGAGTGAAAGAAAATTTGACACATTAATGAAAATAATTAAAGGAATCCGAAATGTTCGAGCTGAAATGAACATACCACAGACTACAAAAGTTGAAATAACAATTAAGGGAGAAATTAGTAAGGAAGAAGAAGCGTATTTGCATCATTTGGGAAATGTTTCAAAAATCGAGTACTCTGCAGAAAAACCAGCCCAAAGTGCCAGCGCTTATGTAGATGAAAAAATGGAAGTTTACGTAAAGTTAGGCGAATTAATAAATATCCAATCTGAGATAGAAAGGTTGAGCAAAAAAGTAAAAAAACTGGAACAGGATGCTGAAAAGTTTAGAAAAAAACTCTCTAATCAAAAATTCTTGAACGGTGCCCCTGAGGAAATCATAGAAGAAGCCCGGGAAAAACTTCAAAATATAGAAAATCAAATTACTAAAATAAGTGAAATCATAGAGAATCTCAGATAAAAAAGAGGGATTTACATGGATTTCATAGATGCTCTCGAATATTTATACCGGCAACGTCCGTATGGCAAAATAAAACTCGGGTTGTATAGAATAGAAGAACTTGTCGAAAAACTCGGACACCCGGAAAAAAAATTTAAAAGCGTTCATATAACAGGGTCTAATGGAAAAGGCAGTGTAACAACCTTCGTACATTATTTAATGAAAGAACATGGATACAAAGTGGGGGGATATATTTCTCCCCACTTATCGACTATTTTTGAAAGGTTCCCGTTAAATGGTGGATACATTTCAAAAGATAGGTTTCTGGAAAGTTTTCTTAAAGTTAAAACTTCTTGCGAGGAAATGGATAAAAAAGGCGAAGAATATGCCCCCAGTTTTTTTGAATTTACCACAGCACTTTCATTCCAAATTTGCGCTGATGAGGACGTCGATGCTGCTTCCATAGAAGTAGGTTTGGGAGGGCGATACGATGCTACAAATGTTATAATTCCAAAAGTTTCAGTAATAGTTACAGTTTCACTGGAGCACACTAAAATACTGGGAAACACTATAGCAAAGATTGCTTTTGAAAAAGCAGGAATAATAAAAGAAAAAGTTCCTGTGGTACTGGGAAATCTCCCACCTGTTGCAAGAGATATTGTACACCATGAAGCTCAAAAAAGACAGGCCCCGATATTTGAATACAAAAAAGACTTTGATTTTGAAGTAAAAGATTACAAATTCAATATGAACACTTTCGACTATTTCGGAGATACAACTATCAAAAATATTCCAGTGAAAATGAATGGTACTCATCAGCCAATAAATGCTTCTATAGCTTTGAAAGTGTTTGAGATTTTCCATGGGAAACTTGACAAAGATGCTGTAACCCGCGCTTTTAAAAATGCTTTTTTACCAGGACGATTTGAAATGTATAAAGGGTTTCTTTTTGATGGTTCACACAATCCACAGGCTGCAGAAAAGTTTGTTGAAAATCTCTCACTTTATTTTCCAGACAAAACGAAAACTGCTATTATTGGAATACTCGACGACAAAGATAAAAATTCTGTTTTGTCTACCCTATGTCCGGCATTTGATAAAATTATAATAACAAAACCACCTTCCCATAGAGCGGTGAACTCTTACGAAACTTATGA
This window encodes:
- the rsxC gene encoding electron transport complex subunit RsxC — translated: MKLATFKGGVHPPYRKELSKTSAIKVAPLPEKVVIFMQQHAGAPAKVVVEVGQKVKTGQVIGEPNGFISGYVHSPVTGTVTDVKKVSNVIYGVAVEAVTIERTGEDEWELLPHGDPEKFSKEELLDIIKQAGIVGLGGAMFPTHVKLNPPKDKKIDTLIINGAECEPYLTIDHRVMLEKAEDIFAGIEIVKKILEVEKVYIGIEDNKLDAIEHLKKIWSGKVEVVPLKTKYPQGAEKQLIYAITNRKVPRGGLPMDVGVVVQNVSTMIAIKEAVVDGKPLIERGLTLTGEAINTPGNWWVRIGTPISWLIDNLAGGFKENIENVKVLMGGPMMGIPINNLDTPIVKGNNGITTLIPKKEKSTFCIRCSYCVTVCPMGLQPYLLDLLSKKRKFDDAVEIGLLDCIECGSCSYICPAKIEHVKSIKLAKKVYRALRGGRKK
- a CDS encoding GGDEF domain-containing protein — encoded protein: MEYLLKLLNGSWIDDVTRLPNGEFAKEILNVIKDSREEFFIIKIVLNFPAEKVNESNFVIARAASVIKHSVRLPKDFVCRVSENEFWILLHGVNKNVAEQIATRIKESLDYLLVSFGNKQIKINTDIKIEKLGGAPDESQ
- a CDS encoding valine--tRNA ligase; amino-acid sequence: MSLNEIGIRYDPKNIETKWYSFWLEKGYFSPKEGEDTYTIVIPPPNITSKLHLGHALNITLQDILIRFKRMQGYSVLWIPGEDHAGIATQTAVEKFLAAKGQHREDLGREKFVEIVWDWANTYRKTIKDQIMLIGASVDWSRERFTLDEGLSKAVRKVFVSLYKKGLIYKGKYIVNWCPRCKTVLSDEEVEYSEHDGKLYYIKYPFEGENGEIIIATTRPETMLGDTAVAVHPSDERYRAYIGKTVILPLIGRKLKIIGDVHVDPKFGTGALKVTPAHDPNDYLIGQRHNLEYVNIFNEDMTINENGGKYIGLDRYKAREMIVEDLEKEGYLVKIENIKHSVGHCYRCNTVIEPMLMDQWFVSMKPLAEKAIKAVENDEIKFYPERWKKVYLNWMYEIRDWCISRQLWWGHRIPVWYCQDCGHINVEENVEKCEKCGSTNIKQDEDVLDTWFSSALWPISTLGWPEITEDLKRFYPTNVLVTGFDIIFFWVARMIMMGYEFMDEKPFSDVYIHQLVRDKYGRKMSKSLGNGIDPVEVIEKYGADPMRFTLAILAAQGRDINLDVKYFEVYKKFANKIWNATRFVLMNLEDYEEVPLENLKLSDKWILSRTQKAIKRVTEALESYEFNIASREIYNFFWDELCDWYIESVKKRLRSEEKNLVQTVLVKVLDTSLRLLHPFMPFITEELWQKLPVKGESVMTVSWPEYNENFIDEVSERKFDTLMKIIKGIRNVRAEMNIPQTTKVEITIKGEISKEEEAYLHHLGNVSKIEYSAEKPAQSASAYVDEKMEVYVKLGELINIQSEIERLSKKVKKLEQDAEKFRKKLSNQKFLNGAPEEIIEEAREKLQNIENQITKISEIIENLR
- a CDS encoding bifunctional folylpolyglutamate synthase/dihydrofolate synthase, which produces MDFIDALEYLYRQRPYGKIKLGLYRIEELVEKLGHPEKKFKSVHITGSNGKGSVTTFVHYLMKEHGYKVGGYISPHLSTIFERFPLNGGYISKDRFLESFLKVKTSCEEMDKKGEEYAPSFFEFTTALSFQICADEDVDAASIEVGLGGRYDATNVIIPKVSVIVTVSLEHTKILGNTIAKIAFEKAGIIKEKVPVVLGNLPPVARDIVHHEAQKRQAPIFEYKKDFDFEVKDYKFNMNTFDYFGDTTIKNIPVKMNGTHQPINASIALKVFEIFHGKLDKDAVTRAFKNAFLPGRFEMYKGFLFDGSHNPQAAEKFVENLSLYFPDKTKTAIIGILDDKDKNSVLSTLCPAFDKIIITKPPSHRAVNSYETYEIARQLHDKVSYIEDPINAFERLKTMEGDLKIIVGSFYLVGYIRSYLEKGFVDKEWDVMRR